A region of the Fischerella sp. PCC 9605 genome:
AGGTAAATTATCTTTCCTGAGTTTATCTGCATGGCCATTTAGCCATCTGGGGATCGGCAATAAGATTTATTTTGGGTATGCGATCGCCATTAGCATTGTTGTTGGGGGTACTGCTGTTGGGGTTATTGTTGGCGATCGCCACTACAACAGTGCAAACCAGCAGAGAATAGTTGTTCGCCAAGAACGCAAGCAGTTGAATAAGTTGCGAAACACTGCTTTGAGCTTCCAACCAATCCCAGAGTTTTCTCCTTATCTTCAAAATCCGAAAAATTTTCAGCAAGCAAAATCAGCAGCGATTCAGCGCATTGCCAAAGTCAAACAATTGCTCAGACAAGTCAATTCCTCTGCTTCAACTTCATCAATTAAAGCTCTCAAGCCGCTGCTTGGGAAATATAACGGCACATTGGAAAACTTCACCCAAAGTTTAGAAATAACTTTGCGTCAGATTGAACCATCAACTTTAAATTCAAGGAAAGTAGCGAAAGCCAAAGAATCACTGACAGATTTGACTACGAGTGAGATTTATACGAAGACATCGACATTTCTAGGTGAGCTAGCAATTGTAATTGAAACTGCCGAACAGCAAGAAGAGAAAGCAGAAATAGCCTTACATCAGGCACAAACCTTGAGAATGCTAATTATTGTTGCCAGCATGGGTTTGAGTACGAGCATTGCTTGGCTAATGGCAGTTTACACCAATCGGGCGATCGCTCGTCCCATCCAAGCAGTTACTGATATTGCTCACAAAGTCGTCCAAGAATCTAACTTTGAATTGCAAGCATCTGCAACCACTAGCGATGAATTGGGGAAATTAGCAACTTACCTCAATCAACTTATTCATCACATCAAAACTCTTTTAGCAGAACAACAAGAAACCAAAATATCCGCTGATGCTGCCAAGAGCAAATTTCTAGCACATATGAGCCACGAACTCCGCACACCACTAAACGGTATTTTAGGTTACGCCGAAATTCTCCAACGCTCTCAAAACCTTACTAAAAGAGAACAACGAGGCATCGAAATTATTCACCAGTGTGGCTCTCATTTATTGACACTCATTAATGATATTCTCGATCTCTCCAAAATAGAAGCAAATAAACTGCAACTCCACCCGACAGATTTTCATTTGCCCTCTTTTCTACAAGGAATAGTAGAAATTTGTCGACTTCAAGCCGAACAAAAAGATATTGAATTTAATTATCAACCTCCAGATAATTTACCCTCTGGTATCACTGCCGATAAAAAACGACTGCGGCAAGTTCTGATTAATTTGGTTGGTAATGCCATTAAATTTACTGACACAGGTAGCGTTACATTGCATGTAAAAGTCAGAAAAAACCAATCATCATCACACGTCTATATTCATTTTGCGATTGAAGATACTGGTATAGGCATAAGTTCTCAGCAGTTAGAAAAGATATTTTTACCCTTCGAGCAGCTAGGAGATCAGAAAAGTCAAAACGAAGGTAGAGGACTAGGGCTAACTATTAGTCAAAAAATAGTAGAAATCATGGGTAGTTACATACTTGTGAAGAGTGAGTTAGGTAAAGGTAGTGTTTTTGAGTTTGAAATAGAATGCCCGATAGCTGATTACTGGACAGAAAGCAGTATTATCACAAGTACTGGTAAAATTATTGGTTATTCTGGCAGTAGAAAGCAAATACTAATTGTCGATGACAGTTGGGAAAACCGTTCATTAATTGTCAATATTTTAGAAACTATTGGGTTTACAGTTATAGAAGCAACTAACGGACAAGAAGGTTTAGAAAAAGCTAATCAATCTCAGCCAGATTTGATTATTTCTGATATAGCAATGCCTATTATGGATGGACGAGAAATGCTATCAAAAGTGCGAGACTCAGCCAAGTTAAAAGATACTATAGTAATTCTTTCTTCAGCCAGTATATTTGATACCGATCGGAACAAGAGTTTAGCAATAGGAGCAAATGATTTCTTGGCAAAACCAGTAAAAATAAAAGAATTATATCGGTCTTTATCAAAGCATTTACAACTAAATTGGATTTATGAAAAAGCAGAAACCAATCAATTAAATCATCCCGAAAAAATATCTAAAATACAAATGATTGTGCCGCCAGAATCTGAATTGATAATGCTAATAGAGTATGCGAAGAAAGGGCAAATCAAGGGAATTCAACAAGAATTAGAAAAGCTTGCGAAAATGGATAATCAATATCAAAAATTTGTTGCGGAATTAGATTGCTTAGTAAAACGCTTTAATATTCAAAAGATTCGCCAGTTTTTACATAAAAATATCAAATTTTAATTTTTTATATACTTTATTTCTAACTTATGTCACTCGAAATGGGAAATAATCTTGAGCAAGAAATAGAAAAAGTCAA
Encoded here:
- a CDS encoding ATP-binding protein, whose protein sequence is MTHPASKHGISKTSSGKGKLSFLSLSAWPFSHLGIGNKIYFGYAIAISIVVGGTAVGVIVGDRHYNSANQQRIVVRQERKQLNKLRNTALSFQPIPEFSPYLQNPKNFQQAKSAAIQRIAKVKQLLRQVNSSASTSSIKALKPLLGKYNGTLENFTQSLEITLRQIEPSTLNSRKVAKAKESLTDLTTSEIYTKTSTFLGELAIVIETAEQQEEKAEIALHQAQTLRMLIIVASMGLSTSIAWLMAVYTNRAIARPIQAVTDIAHKVVQESNFELQASATTSDELGKLATYLNQLIHHIKTLLAEQQETKISADAAKSKFLAHMSHELRTPLNGILGYAEILQRSQNLTKREQRGIEIIHQCGSHLLTLINDILDLSKIEANKLQLHPTDFHLPSFLQGIVEICRLQAEQKDIEFNYQPPDNLPSGITADKKRLRQVLINLVGNAIKFTDTGSVTLHVKVRKNQSSSHVYIHFAIEDTGIGISSQQLEKIFLPFEQLGDQKSQNEGRGLGLTISQKIVEIMGSYILVKSELGKGSVFEFEIECPIADYWTESSIITSTGKIIGYSGSRKQILIVDDSWENRSLIVNILETIGFTVIEATNGQEGLEKANQSQPDLIISDIAMPIMDGREMLSKVRDSAKLKDTIVILSSASIFDTDRNKSLAIGANDFLAKPVKIKELYRSLSKHLQLNWIYEKAETNQLNHPEKISKIQMIVPPESELIMLIEYAKKGQIKGIQQELEKLAKMDNQYQKFVAELDCLVKRFNIQKIRQFLHKNIKF